Genomic segment of Pogona vitticeps strain Pit_001003342236 chromosome 15, PviZW2.1, whole genome shotgun sequence:
GTTGGTGTGagtccacatacagtggtgcctcgcaagacgatgtcaattcgttccgcaaaaatcgctgtcatacgaaaacatcgtcttgcgaaacgaaaaagcccattgaaatgcattgaaacctgttcagtccgttccaatgggctgaaaactcactgtccagcgaagatcctccataggggcggccatttttgctgcctgtaaagcggggaatccgtcctgaaaacacagcgggcagccattttgcacagcgggcggccattttagaaccatcgatcagctgtttctaaatcgtcgtttagcgaaaaatcggttcccgaagcagggaaccaatcatcgttaagcgaattttccccataggaacatagttttgcaatcgcaaaagctaTCACAAAAACTTCTTCATCAAGCAGTTTCgttgtttaatgaggcaatcgttaagcgaggcaccactgtattgttgttgttacatgctgtcaggtcacctctgacttacggtgaccctatgaacgaCCGAGAATATGTGGAGCGATCGGTCCACATAGAGGATTTAAGCAGCCTTTGGGAGAAGGCAGTaaagacctaagctgaaaatcAGATTATTTGGTGAAGCTGCCTTTCCTTACTCCCTTTTTCTCTGTCGCAGCCTCCAGGAACTCTGAACATCTGCTTGTCTGAAAGGGCCATCACAGACCATATAACATACACTCAGCCGCTTCCCTCTCGTTCTGTATATTCAAAACACAACATTCCTCCATGAAGACAATTCATATATTCAGGAGCCTGTTGTCGAATAAGGAGACAGTGAGCAGTGCCtgtaaatcaatttatttcagtctttcctgaccttttcttttctgtctctcttttttaaaattagtacaCAGAAGAGCAGGGGAGAAAGTTAGGAGTCGTTGGCTGGGTGAAGAACACGACTTGGGGAACGGTGACTGGACAAGTTCAAGGGCCAAAAGAGAAAGTGGACATCATGTATGTATGCAAAGCCGGCGCCTTCTGTGATTTTTCTATAGTAGGGGCTGCATGTTCAGGTTGGATGACAGCTGGGAAGCCAAGCGCAGAGTAACAAGGATATTGTAAAgccccttgcctttttttttcttgtttagcTTACTGGCTGActgaagtgttgttgttgtttagtcgttaagtcgtgcctgacccttcgtgaccccatggaccagagcacgccaggccctcctgtcttccacagcctcctggagttgggtcaaattcatgtgggtcgcttcgatgaccctgtccagccatctcatcctctgcccctcccttctcctcttgccttcacactttcccaacatcagggtcttttccagggagtcttctcttctcaagagatggccaaaggattggagcctcagcttcaggatctgaccttccagggagcactcagggttgatttccttccaaacagataggtttgttctccttgcagtccaggggactctcaagagtctcctccagcaccacaactcaaaggcatccattcttcggcggtcagccttctttatggtccagctctcacttccatacacggctactggaaaaaccatagctttgactatgcggaactttgtcggcaaggtgatgtctctgctttttaagatgctgtctaggtttgtcatcactttcttcccaagaagcaggcatcttttaatttcgtggctgctgtcccccatctgcagtgatcacggagcctaagaaggtaaaatctgtcactgcctccatatcttccccttctatttgccaggaggtgatgggaccagtggccatgaccttagtttttttttttttttgatgttgagcttcagaccatttttagtactctcctctttcacccccattaagaggttctttaattcctcctcactttctgctatcagactGAAGTGCAGAATGTGTCTAATCACGAAAATATTTTTAGTGCTGCATCTATCACGGCGAGACCCTTTTCCCTCCGGGATTTGGACACCCCAACACTAAAGTTTCTTTGTTAGGTTCAACAAATAAATCAAAACCCCAACAACAAGAGCATTGCATCCTAAAGGCATTTGTCATGGTTACTTTAATATCTTCCCTGATATGACCAGAGATATAGGATGCTCCAGACAGTCACAGGGTGGTCTGAAACACTGAGAAGGGCAGGATGAGTGAGCGATTGATTGCCTTCTTGTTTTCCCAAAGACAAGAAAGCAACACAAAAgcagcacacacatacacccctcgGTTTACAtctgcaatatttttaaaagattggaAGGTAAGCTATAACTTGTTAGTATTGCTGCATCATTTTGtcctggcagagaaaaaaaacccaacaacaataTTCTACGCACCCGTTCTAAAAATGGAGGccgcccaaacaaacaaaaaaatcataacttttttGGATCAGCACCAAGTTTGCCATAGCTGTATCAGACACCCTGCCTTAGCTCTGTGCCACCTTTGGGCACGCTCGGGCAAAAGGTTTTCgagatatgattttttttaaaaaaaagtacaactCTTCTATCCTTGACAAAGGGAAACCCAGAAGGGAAAATCTCGGAACCTGACTCTGTTTCTTCATCCGTGGACCACTCAGACCCCAAGCAAGTTGGCAGGGCTGTTTTTCGAGAAGTTTGCTAAGGTCTCTTCTATAGCTCGGAGCCACAAAATAATCAAAacggcagtgagcacaagaggggatcctgtggtgtgtagaccatcttgactgcagaCGGTGTCGTCAGCATCCAGggtgctatgtaaagcttggtatcctttttttttcctgctggccatGTGGGCATGGTGCTGTGCAGCCATATCAGACCATTTGACGGCGTTTTGAAGCATGGCTACAGAAGTACGCAATACTCCACCTTCATAAatcaaagttgttgtttttttaaagaaacacaataATGGAAAAACTCTTTTCTACACTCGTGAtcttaaaaaaaccacaacacccTGTGCTAGCAATTTGCAaaaccttcttttccacttcgccccccaccccacccgtccACCGGAAACCTCTAAACTAGGGCATCTCCCTCGTCTCGGTGGATTGACACCCGGTAAATCTGGAACTCGGGTCAGCTTGCAATTAGACAGCTGGtccaggaggagaggaagaaaattgCTTTTATGAATTTGTGGGCGACAGCAGGGGCTGCGGATGGGGGTCCCCAAGGGGcggcggggtgggtgggtttctggTGAGGAGTCTCCTgcaacacggggggggggcttccgtCACCTTCACGGAGCCGACAACCAGAGGCTGTTTCTATAGCAACAAATCCCCCCCTTTCCATCACCTTCAAGATACACAGAGAAGCGGAGAACAGGCGAGGAAACTGGGGCAGTTTCCATAGCAACCTGTCTCCGCCACCTTCCCATCTTTGAGGGGGATGAAAGAGGAAATGGGAGCTGCGCTACTCCATCCCTTCTCTTTGTGAGCAGGAGATAATCCATAGCAActagtatttcccccccccatgaacagTCTTCTGTTTCCCCCCCATTCCCTACCCcattggggttgttgttgtttttaaaaaactggaacacCAGCTGTTAAAACGTTGTGTTCCTATATCAGTGACGGCTTcatttgtggcttttttttttaaataaaaagggacTTTCTTGAATGGTCTTAACGGCAGCAGGAAAGATCCTagcctttgatttaaaaaaaaaaaagagaaatgtcaaAATGTCAAAAATGACTACCACGGTTATTTTCTGTTCCAGGCTTGGTGGCTCGAAGCTTTTGCCCTTGCAAAGGAAACAAGACTCTCCTTGCACCTTAACCACTGATAGTATCTATGATGACATATACTGTTAGGGGCAAAGTTAATTTCatccgggggtgggtgggtggaggcagTCCCTGGAACTTTACGTCATAATAGCTGCTGCTTCGAGCTTCCACGTGCCCCAAGATCCATCCTGTTTTTgctacaaaaaaccccacaacactgTTATCCTTCCAGTTGTTCCTTAAAGACAAGCGCTATCAAGTGgaggctgtattttttttaatgcattcaatttataccctggTTTTTCCTACCAAGGAATTATGCCACTGCTCATTACGGGGTTCGAAACGGACTCACTCCGGTCTTAAAATCTAACACTCCAATCACTGTAGCACGCAAGTCTTTTTTTCATCTTGAATTGCAAAAGTACATTGAGGCCCAGTTTAAATCATGTATTCTAATACTTAATCGCATATGTGGAATGAGGGTAGACAGCTTTTCTGCAAGAATGGTCCTCAAAAGTGTTTTGCAAGATTCGTAAATAACATTCCCGgcgtggtgcagtggatagagtgacagtctaggactctggagaacagggtttgaatccctgctcagccatgggaactcactggcactggtaaaaccactccttaaatatcttgcttacttcgacttgatgacacagaacacacacgaTAATAACATAGCAGTATTAGCTTTGTCATAAGAGCTGCGCCCATTGCCCCAGCCAATTGGGGCTGATCACTGAGCATGTTTCGGTTGTGTGCCTGCTTGTGTGCCCAACTGCACAACTAAGATGCCATCCAGCACcctgtcaattagctgcaattagcttaAGTGAGTTATACAAGCCTTAGGTCGCACCGGGAGGATTTTTGGCCAGTCCGAAATATATCACTAACATTTTACTTTCAGGAATAAAACTGTAACCAGCCGTCACTTTAGAATTGGGAGgaatttattcccccccccacccaccggGGTGGGTAGTGACTTCTGTGTCCCCTTCTGTCTGTAGCATGGCCCACTTCTTTGAGACATTTGGAGCCCATTTGTTCTGCCGTGCCTTTTTTGCCACGACCCCTTCTGCAGCTTCTGTCACACAATGTGGTGTGGATTCCATTATTCACCGCCATTGAGgaagagagggacgtggtggcgctgcgggctaaaccgcagaagcctgtgctgcagggtcagaagaccaagcagtcgtaagatcgaatccacgcgacggagtgagcgcccgttgcttgtcccagctcccgccaacctagcagttcgaaagcacgcaaatgcaagtagataaatagggaccacctcggtgggaaggtaacagcgttctgtgtctaagtcgcactggccatgtgaccacggaagattgtcttcagacaaaacgctggctctatggcttggaaacggggacgagcaccgccccctagagtcgaacacgactggacaaaaattgtcaaggggaacctttacctttattgagGAAGAGACGCCAATAAAGAGCCTGGTGGAGGATGTCCAGCCTTCctgtaaaatgtgtgtttaagGGAAAAGCCGTGTTCTTGCTGTGACGTTGCAGGCCGTAAGAGGGATCCGAAGGGGGAAGGAGGGCAGTCAGGCTGACGTTGCTGACCCATGCTTCTTTCTGCCGCAGGAAGAACTGGCTACGTACTGTAGGAAGCCCCATGTCACGGATCGACCGCACTGTGTTCTCGAACGAAAGAGAGATCACCGGTCTGGAGTTCCAAGCCTTCAGCACCAAGTATTAGAGGCTGTTAGCTGGTCTGTTCATTcacttttggggtgtgtgtgtgtcagtttgcACCACCTGCACAGGGCTGGCGAGATGGGGGGTAGGCCAGAAGCCCCTCCCCGCAGGAGATGCTTACACCCTCTTCTTCCTGCCCCCCATGTTTATGAACCTTAGGACCTTCTAACCCCTTACACACAGGCATGGTTCGTAAAAGGCTTTTGAATCAAACCTCTTATGGGTTCCAGTTGTCctgtcttctctccctcctccccgtcAACATCAGTTCAGCAAGAATGTTAGCTCAttaaagattgtttttaaaacaaaaaaaaaaaggctcagtGTCTTTGGGACGTACAGTCGGGCAGGGTCAGATGTAcgtggacatttttttaaaaaagggataatTTCAGTCTCTGGGAAATCTTAGCGAGGGGCTGCAAAACCGAGTGAGGAAGAGGAGTTTTCTGGTGGAAGGGTAGGCGTGTGAATGTGCTGAAGGATAAACAGTACGTAGATAAGGTTGTAGCACGCTTAGGACTCTTTGAGTCTGATCCGGCAAGGATAAAATCTGATTGTCCTGGAAAAGGTGGCTTTGCTGGTCATCCCGTACATTGATTCTTCTGTCTGTCCACGAATCGGTTTTGCTTGGCTCCTGAAAAAAAGCAGTTCTTCCGCTGGACCCAAAAGGTCCAGATTGGGGATGGAAGAGGGCCGGGCTGATTCGCGATCTCCTGTCTATCGTGCAATCACTGGAAAATAGTTTCCACCAGACCGTAACagaagtggtccaaaatgtgagttATTGCCCTGTCTGTCTGCACCCTAACTCGTTTCATTTAGCATAATCTTGTTATAGGGTGGTGTTTTTCGCAGGTAGAGTTGATGTTTTGGAGGGAACTTCGCAGGGTCGCATGGGTGTGGGGGTTTTCCACATGTTGAAAGAGGTCTTCATCAGCTTTATTTCCCCTGCAGTTGTTTTTCTCCCCAGATCTGATAAGCTCTGGAATTTAACAGCCCCTGATGGTACAAACAGCTGGTTTGCATACACTCTGACGACAGAATACAGTTAATATTTTAGAGTAGCAGCATTGTTCAAGCACCAATGAAACAAAGGAGATAACAGATGTGGAACAATGGAACGGACTAAAAATGGATTATGTAGTTCAGTCTCTTTTGCAGCATATGGCAATTTCTGGGGAGAGGAAGGATTGCATCTCCCCTTCCTCTGTGCATGCTGGATCAGTCAGGGAAAAATCGAAATAGAAAGAATCCGAAGCATTAGATTTAAACATGCATTTATTGCAGAATAAAAGCTTTGTAGGTATGCATTTATGTGTCTTTTAAAACCTGTTGTCGTAATCGCTTTTatcaaatataatattttaatataatgtgtatttaattctttttgaaaaatatttgaataactgATTCTTCTTCGCCTTCCATATTGTCTTATTTAATTACGTGAGCTGCCCTGGGTGCTttcaagggagaaaggaagggtaaataTTTTGAAGGCAGGATGGGTGGATGTAGCCTTCCAGGTATCAACAGACTCCGGTTCACATCAGTTCCAGCCAATGTGTTCAAAGGCTGGGTATTTAGACGCTAAAATCTGCCctgcttaaaaataataacaacaattatatttattatgattattattattattaaaaacagcaatattaggaatagcatacacaCTGCACCCATACTGAACAGATACttcggtttttggttaaaacttgtatctgttctgtAATACCAGTcgatgttttttataattttgattgaatgtgcctggtgtttttgaataagaaTAACAGAacagcagagatggaagggacccatcaaggaaggcagaggtgggaatcgaactcccaacctcttgctccatagccagagaGACCTCGT
This window contains:
- the LOC110089971 gene encoding acylphosphatase-2 codes for the protein MAAPGLWSVDYEVYGDVQGVFFRKYTEEQGRKLGVVGWVKNTTWGTVTGQVQGPKEKVDIMKNWLRTVGSPMSRIDRTVFSNEREITGLEFQAFSTKY